The nucleotide window GATGCGTATATTATTTGTATGCTTAGGTAATATTTGCAGGTCGCCTATGGCAGAGGCTGTTATGCGTAATTTACTGGAGCAGCGTGGGTTAAGCGAGCAAATTACAGTCGATTCGGCAGGCACAAGCAGCTGGCATGTTGGTGAAGCGCCACATAAAGGGACGCAGGCGAAGCTAGGAGAGTATGGAATTACAACAACAGGTATGCAATGCCGTCAGCTAACGAGCAGCGATTTTACGGAATTTGATTATATTGTTGGAATGGATGCGAGCAATGTGGACAATATTCGCACAATGCTTAGGCAGCCAGATGACGCAAAAATCTTCCGCTTTTTAGATTTGACATCGCATCAAAAGGATGTACCAGACCCTTGGTATACAGATGATTTTCAAGAAACATATGATCTTTGCTTAGAGGGCTGTGAGGCTTTGCTGAAGAAGGCTTTAAAAGCGCGTTCACGATAATTGTCGTGAACGCGTTTTTTATCAAGCTTAAAATAAAGTTCCTTATAATTTGCACGATAAAAGGAGTAGCACACTTGTAAAACGGGTACGAATATAGAAAAAGATTAATCGGAGGGACATTGTATGGATGTGAAGGGAAGACGTAAAAGTAGCAATGTGGAAGACCGCCGTGGCATGAGTGCCGGAAAAGTTGGGGGTGGCTTAGGCGGTATCGGGATTATTATTGTTATTATTTATACATTGCTAAGTGGTGGCGATGCGGGCGATGTGTTAAATACAGTGACGAAAAGCATTACACAAAATGGACAAGTAGCTGAGGAATATACACCGACACCTGAAGAGGAGGAGTTAGCGGAATTTGTATCAGTCGTGTTAGCAGATACAGAGGATGTATGGGCGAAAGTTTTTGAAGAAAATGATATGACCTATACAAATCCAACGCTTGTGCTGTTTACGGAAAGTGTTAGCTCAGGTTGCGGGATGCAAAGCGCGGCGGTTGGACCATTTTATTGTCCAGCAGACCATAAGCTATATATTGATTTAAGTTTTTACGGTGAATTGAAAAATCGCTTTAAAGCACCTGGCGATTTTGCGATGGCATACGTTGTGGCACACGAGGTTGGGCATCATGTCCAAACATTATTAGGCACTTCGCAAAAGGTGCATGCATTAAATGGAAAAGTGACAGATGTAGAATATAATGAGCAAGTGAAGCGCCTTGAATTGCAGGCAGATTATTTAGCTGGTGTGTGGGCACATCATGTGAAAAATCAAGGTTATTTAGAGGAAGGCGATTTTGAAGAAGCATTGACTGCTGCCAATGCGATTGGTGATGATACATTGCAAATGGAGGCGCGCGGCTATGTTGTGCCAGAAAGCTTCACACATGGTACGAGTGAGCAACGCATGCGCTGGTTTAAGAAAGGCTACCAAAATGGCACATTGCAAGGTAGCGATACGTTTAATGCAAAGGACTTGTAATTACCATTTTCATTTCCTGACTTTTTATGTATAATTAATAGGTTAAAATTTCATTACTACAATTTTTATATAAATGAAAGAGAGTGAATCCTAATGGGGCGTAAATGGAATAACATTAAGGACAAAAAAGCAGGGAAAGATGCAGCAAATAGCCGAGTTTATGCAAAGTTTGGTCGTGAGATTTATGTAGCTGCAAAATCTGGGGAGCCAAATCCAGAATCAAATCGCGCATTAAAAACAGTTTTAGAGCGCGCAAAAACATACTCTGTACCGAAGCATATTATTGAAAAAGCAATCGACAAAGCAAAAGGTGGCGGCGATGAGCAATTTGACGAGCTACGCTACGAGGGCTTTGGTGTAGGTGGCACAATGGTCATCGTTGATGCTTTAACAAATAACGTTAACCGTACTGCTTCAGAAGTGCGTGCTGCATTTGGTAAAAACGGAGGAAACATGGGCGTAAGTGGTTCAGCTGCACATATGTTCCAAAGCACAGCAGTATTCGGCATTGAAGGCAAAACAGAGGATGAAGTGCTAGAAATTTTAATGGAAGCGGATTTAGATGCACGTGACATTATCGATGAAGATGGTACAATCATTATTTATGCAGAGCCAGACCAATTCCATGCAACACAGGAAGTATTCAAAGAAGCAGGCATTGAAGAATTCGCAGTAGCCGAATTATCAATGCTACCAATGACAGAAGTTGCTTTAACAGATGATGATTTAGCAAAATTCGAAAAAATGATTGATGCGTTAGAAGACTTAGAGGATGTACAACGTGTTTACCATAATGCAGATTTAGGAGAATAAATAGCAATATATAAGACATTGTGAATTAAAAATTTCACAGTGTCTTTTTTATATGACAATATTGTGAAATATTTAGCTAAAAAAATTTGACTATTGTGAATTTTGTCGAAGTAAGTCACAATATTTAGTAACGTTTAAGAAAAGGAAGGGAGATTATTTATGCGACGCAAGGATAGATTAGCAAGCCGCATTGTAGCAATTACTATTGCCGTTTTTATTGTCCTAATAGCAATGAATGTTTTTATGACAATTTATAGCACAGAAAAATCTGTGAAAGCCACTTTAGGAGAGCATAGTGTAACGGTAGCTCAAAATATAGCTGAGTATTTAGATATTGAGGGCTATAAGCAGTTAGTAAATGCACCAGAAGAGAGTACATTATATTGGGAATTACGCGAGCAATTAAATGATTTACGTGAAAAAAATGGTGTGTTGTATGCTTATACATTTGCTCCACCTACAAACGGTAAAGAAGGAAAGGCTGTTTTTTTAGTTGATGGCATGCCAGCGGATGATCATGAAAATGCAGCCACTATTGGTGATGAATCTAGCGCGACATCAAATGCTGACCTTGTACAAGCACTAAAGGATGATTATTACTATACAAATATAATTGAAAGTGAATATGGACAATTTATTTCAGGAACAATTCCCGTAAAGGATGCAAATGGTGAGGTTGTCTTTTATTTAGGAATCGATATGGATGCTGGCTATGTTGACGTCATTAGCGGTTTAATTGCAAAGGAAGTTATTCCTACTATAGTTATTATATTTAGCGTTATTGCTATTTTAGGTCTAGTGATTCTTTACTATTATATTAATAAATCACTCCGTCCTTTAAAATCATTGAAGGAGTCCGCAACATACTTAGCTGAGGGCAATATTAAAGAGGCTAATCATGTGGTTTCTAACATCGATATGGCAAATGGCAATGAAATTTCTTTATTTGCAAAGGATTTTACAAATGCATTAAAACAGCTTACAAAGACATTTGACACGATTCATGTAAAGGTAAACAGCTTGGAGCAGGCAGTTGAAGATATTAATTCGACGGCACACCATGTAAATAATTCGAATAATGCCATCGCTGCAAGTGTCACGCAAATTGCAGAGGGTAGTGGTAAGCAGCAAGTTAGCAATGATGAAGTTATGCAAGCAATGAGCGAAATGACAATTGGCATTCAAAGATTAGCTGATTCAACAAGCGATATTGCCGAATCCTCGAATGATATGACAGAGTTAGTTGAGAAAAGCACGTCGAACTCAAAGCAAGTGGTTCAGCAAATTCAAAGTGTGGAAACATCGGTTATTCGCACATCCGAGCAAGTGCGTGAGATGGGTGAACGGTTCCATTCGATTGAAGAAATGATTAATGTCATTACAAGCATCGCAGATCAAACAAATTTATTAGCATTAAATGCTGCAATTGAAGCAGCAAGAGCAGGTGAAGCTGGTAAAGGCTTTGCTGTAGTAGCGGATGAGGTGCGCAAGCTAGCAGAAATGTCACGCACATCGGCGGATGATATTCACAGTCATTTACAAAGCTTCTTAGAAATTGCAGAGCGCGCATTAAGCGAAATGGCTGTTAGCACACAGGATGTTAAAGAAGGAAGTTTAGCTGTAACTGCAATCGGTGAAAACTTAGAAAATATTTTACAGGCTGTTTTGCGAGTAAATAATAATATTCAAGAAAACTCGGCAGTGATTGAGCAAATGTCAGCAAGCTCTGAGGAAATATTAGCGTCTGCTGAAGACATGAGCCAGCTCGTTAACAATACGACAGCGCAAACACAGGAAGTCGCAAAATCAATCGATGTTCAAGTTGATATGGTAGAAAAATTAAATGAAGTAGTAGAAAAGCTTGATACTACTTCAAAAGATGTTGTAAATGAGATTGAGAAATTTAAATTATAATTAGGATGGCTGGAAATAGGCTAGTGTATTTTGAAACATAGTTACTTTATAATACTAGATTTAAGTTTTTAAATAAATAAACCGTCCCCTCTGTGATTGTATATCGCAGAGGGGGCGGTTTTGTTAATTTACCATTTAGAAAATAATTTTTTTCTCTGAAAACCAAAACTAAAATGATTTAAGTATATGCTTTAGAAAAGATATCGTAAAAAGTGAAGGGAATTTGCCTATTTGCAAAATATATACCATTTTATATATGCTTAAACCCATAATTATCTATTTATTCAAAAATTACAGAAATGTTTGAATTTATAGGTTTTATGATATATAATGGAAATATATTCAGGTAGGAGGTGAATCATATGAAGTTACGTGAACAATTAGAGCGTTTAGAAGTTTCAGATACTAAACAAAAAGTTGCAGCTAACTCAGGTGTTAGCAATAGCTGCACAAGCGGTGGCTGTCACACTATCGTAATCAGTTAAATATTCATGTGTTAATCACTTTGTTACATCCATAAATGAACGATTTTTATTATTTTTAATAAAAATCGTTCATTTATTTACTTTTTAAGACGAGGAGGTAAGTTCTTATGAAAGAATTTATGCATGAATTCGAAACAAAATACCTAAAAGTAGATATAAATAACTTCTATTTCAAAGCTAATTTAAAAAATGAGAAACATATGACCATTAGTGATGCGTTTCCTTTTAGATATACTATATTTGATAATGCACAGCATCTTCAGGGGTGGAAAATACATCTTTCTCCCACATTGGATCAATACCCTTTAGTATTAAGCCAAGTAACTAAAATTCTTCAAAATAAAAGAATTTCTTTTAAATATGTTGCGGATATGAGGGCATTCACATTTTTATCAAGTAAAAACACAAGCATTAGCCAATTCGGTAAATACATAACTATTTACCCTTCGGATAAAGCAGAATTTATAGAAATAATTGAGAGAATATATTCAGAAATTAGCTGTGAAACTGGGGTGCAGGTTCCTTCAGATCAAAGATATAAAAATAGTAGCTTTATTTATTATAGATACGGAGCTGCTTTTCCTAAATATGAAATTTCTAATGAAAATGAGAGAAACTATAATATAATGAATGGGTTTGCGGAACTAAAGGAAGATGTTAGAAAAGGGTATTTCACTCTTCCTTCAGGCATTGAAGATCCTTTTGAGAATAGCACATGGAGCGATGAAATTATTCAAGAAGTTCCAGTAAAAGGACACCTAACTAATAACACTTTTTCAGTCAATAAAATATTGAGACACTGTGCTACTGGAAATGTTTATGAAGGATATAATGATGTAAATAATGAAGCGGTTATTATAAAGGAAGGGCGATTGGGAGGAATTCCTTCTATGGAAGAGCCTTTGTATAGAGCTCAAAAAGCTCGAATGAACGAATTTCAATTCTTCAACGAAAATAGCGATAAATATAATATGTTATTTCCTAAAGCGATAGATTATTTTTACGATGAAGATTCTGTATTTATCATAATGGAGAAACTTGAAGGTAAATCTCTAAAAGAATTTATTACTGAAAGTCCCATTTTAAAACCTGAAAAATCGGAAGAGGAAAAGGCGGATTTCATAAAATCCCTTAAGGATATTTTTAATCAGATTTTTGATTTCATATTACAGTTACATTCAAATGATCTTGTTTTCAATGACATTTCTGATGACAATTTTTTTATAACAGCTGAAAATAAAGTTGCTTTAATTGATGCAGAAGGAATTTCTAATATTCAAGATAACAAATGGTATGGTATGGGCACAGATAGATTTATGTATAGAATGCCAAAGGGTATTAAAAGTGAGGCTAAAGATTTATACATGTTTTCACAGCTCATTTTATACTCTGTAATAGGGAGAAATAAAGGTTATTCCTTTGATGAAAAGTATTACGAAAAAGAATATAGTGCAATCTTGTACAAACTTCCTATAGGCACACGAGGTTTATTTAATGCTGGCATGATGTTAATGAATCATGTATTAAAAGGGAATTTAACTAGTGATGTTAGTGCAGAATTTAAAGAACTTTTATTCACTGATGAAGAAACATCCCCTTTAAATGAAAATAGCTTACAGCCAAAAGATCTTATTGCACGTATTGGCAATATTGAAAAAATTTTATTAAGATATTACTCTAATTTATTTGCAGATAATCCAAACAACATATTTAAGTTTGCTACTTCTGACTATCATCACAATAGATTATCTTTAGTATATGGATTGCCAGGTGTTTCTTTATGCTTGCGGGATTTCAACATCATTGATGATCAGCAGTTGCTAGACGTAGCCCATATACTACAAGAGTATGCTTTAAAAAACGAAAATATAAGTAGACTAAATGATGGTTTAGTTTTTGGTAAAGCTGGGTTTACACTGTATCTCTCACAGGCTGGAGTGCCTATGGAAAATAATCATTTCTTTTTTAATTTGATAAAAGCTTTAAGTAAATACAATTTTGTGAATTTAGATTTTGCTAATGGCTTATCTGGCATTTATGTGAGCCTAAAGCTAATTAATCAATCTGGCAATTATCCAGATCTAAGTAAATGGATTACTATAGTCAAACAACACTTAGGAAGTACAACGTGGCCGATTAGTAAATATCAAGGATTAGAGTATGGCAACACAGGTTTAGCATTTTCGTTAATATTTGCAGAGGAAAATATTGATAATTGGGATATTGCATACAAAAATATTGGGGAAGATTTACAGACAGTTAAAGATGACTCAATTTTCTCAGGCTTGTCGTATAGTGTTCAGGAGTGGCCAAATATTAGATCTCCGTATCTTTTTTCAGGTAGTGCAGGATCAATTTTAGTTTTACTTCACTATTATCACAATACAGGAGAGCCAGATTGGGCTTTTTTAAAGGAATTAGTTTTATCTTTAAAATCACCATTCTTCTACAATTATGGAGTGACATATGGAACTACTGGATTAGCACTAGTTATTATGGGAATTTTATTACTTCCTAATATCCCTCAGGACTTTAAAGAAGAATTAGAGGATATGCTTACTCACAAAATAAACTATGTAGCAACACATTTTCAAAGTAATAATGGCGCAATAGGGTTTTTAGGAGATAAGCAATCATTTTATGCAGATGATTTTGGAAATGGGGGCTTAGGCATTCTTAAAGTCTTCAAATTATACAAAGAATATGTAGCAGATAAATTGACATGGGATAATTTAAGTTTCAGCTCATTACCGATACTTCCATGTAAACAAGAAAATCTCGTAAATAACAAGGAGTACGTTTTATAAAATTAGTACTCGCTATGGAGGCAAATATTTACGAGGAGGAAAGAAATGATTAAATTGGTTATCAACTTATTTCAAGGAAAGTGGAAACTCACATTTATCAGCTTTCTCATGTTAATCGTACTCTCTTTAGATGGGATTGTTCTTCCATATTTTTTAGGTAAATTTACAGATGTGATGACCAATCAAGAATATAGTCAAATACCCTTATTACTGTTTATATGGTTTATATTGTGGCTGCTAATTATAGCAGCCCAATTATCGAATGCCTATTTCTTTGGTAAAGTGAGAAGCAAGATAAATATTGATCTAAAAGATAAAATGTTTAAAAAGTCATATGATGCTGGCAATAGCAAAGTTCCAGCTAGCCAGTACATATCGACTATTACTTCGGATATAAAGCAGATTGAACAAGATTTTATCAATAACACAATGAATTTTGTCTATAGTATATTACAAGGTGGTATTACGTTAGTATTTTTATTGTTTATCAACTGGAAAGTTGGCATTATCTTTGTGTTACTTGGAACCCTGCCTACCTTTATTCCTAAGCTGACATCACGTTGGCTTCAAAAAGGAACAGAGAATTGGCAGGAAGCAAATCAACAGTATATAGGGCAACTTGAAGATGGCTTGAATGCAAGGAATTTAGTGAAACGTTATGGTGCTCAAAATTTCATATTTAAACAATTGCTAGTGGGAGTAACAACAGAACAAAATAAATACTTTTCTATGAACTTTAAAAGGTCCACATCTGCATTCTATGTTGGTGCACTATATGTCGTCTCGGCAATGGGGTCATTATCATATGGTGCATGGTCCGTTATCAATGGGGAAATATCTGCTGGTATGCTCATCACCATTTATATGGCTGCTGATCGAGTAGTAACACCACTTATTTCCTTGGCGAATATTTATAATGCGATGACAGCTTCGGAACCTTTACTTAGAAAAGTGCTAAATGAAGAACCAAGTCATACACAACCAACAGAGCCAGTGTTTACTAAAAACAATGATTATTTAATATCTTTGGAAAATGTGAATATTGGATTTAAAGAGAACAAGCCAATTTTAGAAAGTATTAATCTTCAAGTCGAACAAGGTGATCGTATTTTAATAGAAGGGGCTTCGGGATCTGGTAAATCAACATTGTTAAAAACGATGATGAATGAGCAGGATGTATTGTCAGGGGAAATTCAATATAGTAGCAACTTACAAGGAAATTTAACAGAAGCATTTGCAGTTGTTGAGCAACAGCCGTTTGTTTTCCGTAATACATTAAAATACAATTTAATAATTGGCCAAGAAATAGCTGATGAAAAATTGTATGAGGTTTTGCACCAAGTAGGTTTGAATCGCCTAGCGAATGAAGAAGGTTTACAAATCCAACTAGGTAGTGATGCTCACCAGCTATCTGGCGGGGAGTTGAAGCGATTAGAGGTAGCACGTGCAATGCTATCTAATAAGGAGATTCTTGTTGTAGATGAGGCACTTTCAGGGTTGGACGGGGAGAGTGCGGACCGTTTGAATCAGCTAATTACAAGCTATCCTGGAACTATTATCAATATTGAACATAGAATAGATGAAGAAATACGAGAGCGATTTAACAAAAAACTGAAGCTTTAGAGAATAGATTTAAAATTAACTAGCGCCTACCACTTAGATGGTATGTGCTAGTTGTTTTTTACTTACGAGAGCATTTTGTAATAATTATTAGGTTTTCTTCCTCGCAGTCCCTATTTATGTAATAATATTAGTTATATGTTATTGGAATAGAAATATAGGAGATGGTGAAAATGACACGTTTTTTAAAATCTATACAAGGTAAGTTGCTTGTCTTCTCATTTTTAATTTTTTTTATACCAAGTCTTATTATTAGTGTTATCAGTTATATGACGGCAAAGCAAGGAATGGACGAGCTAGGAGAAACGGTTATTAAAAATAGCGTAGAAACAGCTTTGCAATTAATTGAATCGACCAATTACGAAGTGGAACAAGGGGTATTAACGCTTGAGGAAGCGAAGGAACGTGTGAAAACACAGCTGATTGGTGCAATGGATGCAGAAGGAAAGCGTTTACTTACATATCCAGCAAACCTAGGAGAAAACGGCTACATTTATATTTTAGGCCATGACGGAACATTGCTGGGGCACCCTACACGCGAAGGGGAAAGCTTATGGGAAAGTAAGGATAGCTCAGGAAATTATTTTATTAGGGAAGTAAAAGATAAAGCATTAGCAGGTGGGGGATTTACCCATTATGATTTTGAGCTGCCAGGACAAACGGTTGTCGCACCAAAATTGATTTATTCAAAGTTAGACCCGCATTGGGATTGGATTGTAGCCTCAGGCACATATATGCAAGATTTCAATGAACCGGTTAACGACTTAGTTAAAGTTATTATAGTAACTCTTATTATTTCAGCTATAGCAGGTGGTATTGTAGCAGTGATCTTCTCTCGCTATTTAGCCATTCCATTAGTACGCTTGTCGAGACGAGTGAGTCAAGTAGCAAAAGGAAATTTGATGGTAACGATTGACCAGCTTAATCGACAGGATGAGGTTGGGACTTTGAACGAGGGCTTTAATAATATGGTTATTCAATTAAAGGAGCTTATTTCAAATGTGGAGCATTCAATCTCCGAAATTCAAACGACCTCTAGCAATTTATCTGCGGTTGCAGAAGAAACGACGGCATTAGGAGAAACGATTGTTCAGTCAGTAGGAGAGGTTACAACAGGTGCTGCACAACAGGCAATAGACACTGAGCAAGCAAGTCGTTCGACAACTGAGTTTGCTACTCAAATTGAAGTATTACATGCGAAAAACGAAACGATGCTAACAGCATCTGGTGAGATGCGTAGTTCCAATGAGCGAGGGGTAGCGAATTTAGAACAACTACAGCAAAGCTCTGAGGAATCAAATGAGTTAATGATACAAATGCAAAAAGTATTTCATAATTTAATGCAAAAGTTAGATGAAATTGAAGGAATCGTTAGTACAATTAATGAAATTTCTGACCAAACAAATTTATTAGCATTGAATGCCTCAATTGAAGCGGCGAGAGCCGGGGAGCATGGAAAAGGTTTTGCGGTTGTAGCAGAGGAAGTGCGCAAATTAGCTGATCAAACACAGCAAGCAACAGGAGAAGTAAGAGGTACGCTACGTGGAATTGAAGAAGAAACAAGCCGAGTAACAAATGAAATGGAAAAAGCAGCAGTAATTGTCCAAAAGCAACGACAGTCTGTGATGACAACGCAAGGCTCATTTGAAGCAATTGAAAAATCAGTCGAGCACATTACAGCGATTATTTATGATATATCGAAGAGCGTCAATCAATTGAATGCCTCGAAAAATGAAATGTTAGTGTCGATGGAGAGCATCGCCAATATTAGTGAGAAAAACGCAACTGTAACGAAGGAAGTCACTGCATCGGTAGAAGAGCAGCAACATGCAGTGGAGGTTGTTACAAATTCCGCAAATGAGTTGACGAATGAAATTACGAGATTACAAGAGGCGATTATAAGTGCCTGGCACACAAACAATTCTGACAATTGACGACAATTCAAGATATTATTCTTCGGAATAGTTGCAAAATAGCGAATAGTAGTAAATAATTAAAAGCGAATTGAATGTTCTTGATTTAAGAACATAGCTTTAGTTAAGGCGTCATTGATTCAAACACAATTTGAAGGTGGGGACATCATGGGAGTAACATTTAAAGATTACGAGTATAAGCGTCCAAATTTAGATGAAATGAAAGTGGCTGTACGTGCGTTGATTGAGGAGTTCAAAAATGCACAAAGCGTGGAGGAACAAAGCGCAGTTATTGAAAAAATTAATGAACATCGCAATAATTTCTCAACGCAAGCGAATTTAGTTTATATTCGCGCATCAATTGATACGAACGATACTTTTTATCAAGCAGAGCGTGATTATTTAGATGAGGCAACACCACAGGCGGAAGAAATCGTATTTGAATATTATCAAGAGCTTGTGAAATCACCCTTCCGTGCACAGCTTGAAGAAAAATGGGGAACACAGCTTTTTGCATTAGCTGAAAATCAAATTAAAGGCTTTTCACCAGAAGTGATTGGACTAATGCAACAGCAAAATAAGCTAGTTTCAGAATATAGTAAGCTTGTAGCATCTGCACAAATTGAATTTGATGGTAAAACATTAACCTTGGCACAGTTAGGACCATACGGTGAATCATTAGATCGCAATGTTCGTAAAGAGGCACGTGAGGCAAGTGTTAATTTCTATGCACAGAACGGTGAAAAATTCGATGAAATTTACGATAAACTAGTAAAGCTACGTCATGAAATTGCGACAAAGCTAGGCTTTAAAAATTATGTAGAATTAGGCTATGTGAATATGAATCGCATTGATTACAATGCCGAGATGGTGGAAAAGTTCCGTAACCAAGTGCGCGACTTTATCGTGCCGGTCGCAACAGAGCTTTATAAACGTCAAGCGAAGCGTATTGGCGTTGAAGACTTTAAATATTATGATGAGGGCTTGAATTTCTTAACAGGTAATGCAAAGCCACAAGGTACTCCTGAATGGATTATTGAAAATGGTAAGAAAATGTATGAGGAGCTGTCAAAGGAAACAGGCGAGTTCTTCAACTTTATGATTGACCATGAGCTAATGGATTTAGTAGCGAAAACTGGAAAAGAAAGTGGCGGCTATTGTACGTTTATCGATGACTACAATTCACCATTTATTTTCTCGAACTTCAATGGTACATCAGGCGATATCGATGTATTAACACATGAGGCTGGTCATGCATTCCAAGTATACTCTAGCCGCAATATCGGTATTCCAGAGT belongs to Lysinibacillus louembei and includes:
- a CDS encoding low molecular weight protein-tyrosine-phosphatase is translated as MRILFVCLGNICRSPMAEAVMRNLLEQRGLSEQITVDSAGTSSWHVGEAPHKGTQAKLGEYGITTTGMQCRQLTSSDFTEFDYIVGMDASNVDNIRTMLRQPDDAKIFRFLDLTSHQKDVPDPWYTDDFQETYDLCLEGCEALLKKALKARSR
- the ypfJ gene encoding KPN_02809 family neutral zinc metallopeptidase yields the protein MDVKGRRKSSNVEDRRGMSAGKVGGGLGGIGIIIVIIYTLLSGGDAGDVLNTVTKSITQNGQVAEEYTPTPEEEELAEFVSVVLADTEDVWAKVFEENDMTYTNPTLVLFTESVSSGCGMQSAAVGPFYCPADHKLYIDLSFYGELKNRFKAPGDFAMAYVVAHEVGHHVQTLLGTSQKVHALNGKVTDVEYNEQVKRLELQADYLAGVWAHHVKNQGYLEEGDFEEALTAANAIGDDTLQMEARGYVVPESFTHGTSEQRMRWFKKGYQNGTLQGSDTFNAKDL
- a CDS encoding YebC/PmpR family DNA-binding transcriptional regulator, yielding MGRKWNNIKDKKAGKDAANSRVYAKFGREIYVAAKSGEPNPESNRALKTVLERAKTYSVPKHIIEKAIDKAKGGGDEQFDELRYEGFGVGGTMVIVDALTNNVNRTASEVRAAFGKNGGNMGVSGSAAHMFQSTAVFGIEGKTEDEVLEILMEADLDARDIIDEDGTIIIYAEPDQFHATQEVFKEAGIEEFAVAELSMLPMTEVALTDDDLAKFEKMIDALEDLEDVQRVYHNADLGE
- a CDS encoding methyl-accepting chemotaxis protein, translated to MRRKDRLASRIVAITIAVFIVLIAMNVFMTIYSTEKSVKATLGEHSVTVAQNIAEYLDIEGYKQLVNAPEESTLYWELREQLNDLREKNGVLYAYTFAPPTNGKEGKAVFLVDGMPADDHENAATIGDESSATSNADLVQALKDDYYYTNIIESEYGQFISGTIPVKDANGEVVFYLGIDMDAGYVDVISGLIAKEVIPTIVIIFSVIAILGLVILYYYINKSLRPLKSLKESATYLAEGNIKEANHVVSNIDMANGNEISLFAKDFTNALKQLTKTFDTIHVKVNSLEQAVEDINSTAHHVNNSNNAIAASVTQIAEGSGKQQVSNDEVMQAMSEMTIGIQRLADSTSDIAESSNDMTELVEKSTSNSKQVVQQIQSVETSVIRTSEQVREMGERFHSIEEMINVITSIADQTNLLALNAAIEAARAGEAGKGFAVVADEVRKLAEMSRTSADDIHSHLQSFLEIAERALSEMAVSTQDVKEGSLAVTAIGENLENILQAVLRVNNNIQENSAVIEQMSASSEEILASAEDMSQLVNNTTAQTQEVAKSIDVQVDMVEKLNEVVEKLDTTSKDVVNEIEKFKL
- a CDS encoding class III lanthionine synthetase LanKC N-terminal domain-containing protein, whose protein sequence is MKEFMHEFETKYLKVDINNFYFKANLKNEKHMTISDAFPFRYTIFDNAQHLQGWKIHLSPTLDQYPLVLSQVTKILQNKRISFKYVADMRAFTFLSSKNTSISQFGKYITIYPSDKAEFIEIIERIYSEISCETGVQVPSDQRYKNSSFIYYRYGAAFPKYEISNENERNYNIMNGFAELKEDVRKGYFTLPSGIEDPFENSTWSDEIIQEVPVKGHLTNNTFSVNKILRHCATGNVYEGYNDVNNEAVIIKEGRLGGIPSMEEPLYRAQKARMNEFQFFNENSDKYNMLFPKAIDYFYDEDSVFIIMEKLEGKSLKEFITESPILKPEKSEEEKADFIKSLKDIFNQIFDFILQLHSNDLVFNDISDDNFFITAENKVALIDAEGISNIQDNKWYGMGTDRFMYRMPKGIKSEAKDLYMFSQLILYSVIGRNKGYSFDEKYYEKEYSAILYKLPIGTRGLFNAGMMLMNHVLKGNLTSDVSAEFKELLFTDEETSPLNENSLQPKDLIARIGNIEKILLRYYSNLFADNPNNIFKFATSDYHHNRLSLVYGLPGVSLCLRDFNIIDDQQLLDVAHILQEYALKNENISRLNDGLVFGKAGFTLYLSQAGVPMENNHFFFNLIKALSKYNFVNLDFANGLSGIYVSLKLINQSGNYPDLSKWITIVKQHLGSTTWPISKYQGLEYGNTGLAFSLIFAEENIDNWDIAYKNIGEDLQTVKDDSIFSGLSYSVQEWPNIRSPYLFSGSAGSILVLLHYYHNTGEPDWAFLKELVLSLKSPFFYNYGVTYGTTGLALVIMGILLLPNIPQDFKEELEDMLTHKINYVATHFQSNNGAIGFLGDKQSFYADDFGNGGLGILKVFKLYKEYVADKLTWDNLSFSSLPILPCKQENLVNNKEYVL
- a CDS encoding ABC transporter ATP-binding protein: MIKLVINLFQGKWKLTFISFLMLIVLSLDGIVLPYFLGKFTDVMTNQEYSQIPLLLFIWFILWLLIIAAQLSNAYFFGKVRSKINIDLKDKMFKKSYDAGNSKVPASQYISTITSDIKQIEQDFINNTMNFVYSILQGGITLVFLLFINWKVGIIFVLLGTLPTFIPKLTSRWLQKGTENWQEANQQYIGQLEDGLNARNLVKRYGAQNFIFKQLLVGVTTEQNKYFSMNFKRSTSAFYVGALYVVSAMGSLSYGAWSVINGEISAGMLITIYMAADRVVTPLISLANIYNAMTASEPLLRKVLNEEPSHTQPTEPVFTKNNDYLISLENVNIGFKENKPILESINLQVEQGDRILIEGASGSGKSTLLKTMMNEQDVLSGEIQYSSNLQGNLTEAFAVVEQQPFVFRNTLKYNLIIGQEIADEKLYEVLHQVGLNRLANEEGLQIQLGSDAHQLSGGELKRLEVARAMLSNKEILVVDEALSGLDGESADRLNQLITSYPGTIINIEHRIDEEIRERFNKKLKL
- a CDS encoding methyl-accepting chemotaxis protein; amino-acid sequence: MTRFLKSIQGKLLVFSFLIFFIPSLIISVISYMTAKQGMDELGETVIKNSVETALQLIESTNYEVEQGVLTLEEAKERVKTQLIGAMDAEGKRLLTYPANLGENGYIYILGHDGTLLGHPTREGESLWESKDSSGNYFIREVKDKALAGGGFTHYDFELPGQTVVAPKLIYSKLDPHWDWIVASGTYMQDFNEPVNDLVKVIIVTLIISAIAGGIVAVIFSRYLAIPLVRLSRRVSQVAKGNLMVTIDQLNRQDEVGTLNEGFNNMVIQLKELISNVEHSISEIQTTSSNLSAVAEETTALGETIVQSVGEVTTGAAQQAIDTEQASRSTTEFATQIEVLHAKNETMLTASGEMRSSNERGVANLEQLQQSSEESNELMIQMQKVFHNLMQKLDEIEGIVSTINEISDQTNLLALNASIEAARAGEHGKGFAVVAEEVRKLADQTQQATGEVRGTLRGIEEETSRVTNEMEKAAVIVQKQRQSVMTTQGSFEAIEKSVEHITAIIYDISKSVNQLNASKNEMLVSMESIANISEKNATVTKEVTASVEEQQHAVEVVTNSANELTNEITRLQEAIISAWHTNNSDN